In one Oryza glaberrima chromosome 2, OglaRS2, whole genome shotgun sequence genomic region, the following are encoded:
- the LOC127764766 gene encoding uncharacterized protein LOC127764766, which produces MDDGDEPVPYVMDEGVLLPLLFPPPLPADDDATGGVSPSWVYLEDRAYVSPDAVSNSTTAFSTTTTGVSIHVSFCLARPPRLSYLCVHCPRPGDGEGAYRFTVDPQVLGTHTDVALLRVPHPNDGLHRGIKSYDYFVYTARPGPGASSLRLLPNPRVSPFRNEEVAIVRCSGGARYVIACLMPTIRRPMEFKVMRFDSDVGRWKSTAVSISEPVERDRVLPIPDTASQVVFHCTTKVITLGGTIGWVDLWRGILLCDDVLDQHPVLRDLPLPKPARSNRKSFCRGPPHHYRDITVVVQDSVPTCIKYVEMETRPGDRPPPRQRQPPQHSDDSDSDEEEDVAYYWKANIWSMPIPVGSWEDWQMECMVDVTDIAVDNVRFSELLPKIGDDPEETLRRLVTGFPTLGVDGDVISFLSKINCMDDKGWVISVDLRSKTLQGVAEIDERKNFLFERYYNTSEISKYLIKATGEAGTLVKTGVNSRVSKKKK; this is translated from the exons atGGATGATGGTGATGAGCCCGTCCCCTACGTCATGGATGAGGGTGTGCTACTACCCTTGCTgtttccgccgccgctgccggccgacgacgacgccaccggCGGCGTGAGCCCAAGCTGGGTGTACCTCGAAGACAGAGCTTACGTCTCCCCCGATGCCGTCTCCAACTCCACCaccgccttctccaccaccaccaccggcgtaAGCATCCATGTCTCCTTCTgcctcgcccgcccgccgcgcctcTCCTACCTCTGCGTCCACTGCCCCcgccccggcgacggcgagggcgcctACCGGTTCACTGTCGATCCCCAAGTCCTCGGCACGCACACCGATGTAGCCCTCCTCCGCGTCCCGCACCCCAACGATGGGCTCCACCGCGGCATCAAATCCTACGACTACTTCGTCTACACGGCCCGCCCAGGCCCGggcgcctcctccctccggcTGCTGCCGAACCCGCGCGTCTCCCCCTTCCGCAACGAGGAGGTCGCCATCGTccgctgctccggcggcgcccgCTACGTCATCGCCTGCCTCATGCCAACCATCAGGCGCCCCATGGAGTTCAAGGTTATGCGCTTCGACTCCGACGTCGGCCGCTGGAAATCCACGGCGGTGTCCATCAGCGAGCCGGTCGAGAGGGACAGGGTGCTCCCCATCCCTGACACGGCCAGCCAGGTGGTCTTCCACTGCACCACCAAGGTCATCACGCTCGGCGGCACCATCGGCTGGGTGGATCTCTGGAGAGGGATCCTGCTGTGTGACGACGTGCTTGACCAACACCCAGTGCTCCGCGACCTGCCACTGCCCAAGCCAGCGAGAAGCAACCGCAAATCCTTCTGCAGAGGGCCGCCGCATCATTACCGGGACATCACCGTCGTCGTGCAGGACTCTGTTCCCACCTGCATCAAGTACGTCGAGATGGAGACCCGCCCCGGTGATCGGCCACCTCCTCGACAACGACAGCCGCCGCAACATTCTGATGACTCTGACTCTGATGAGGAAGAGGACGTTGCTTACTACTGGAAGGCTAACATATGGAGCATGCCGATACCAGTTGGTTCATGGGAGGATTGGCAGATGGAGTGCATGGTGGATGTCACCGACATCGCCGTCGACAATGTCAGGTTCAGTGAGCTGCTGCCAAAGATTGGCGATGATCCAGAGGAGACATTGAGGAGGCTGGTCACAGGTTTCCCCACATTGGGTGTGGATGGGGATGTCATTTCTTTCCTGTCCAAGATCAATTGCATGGATGATAAGGGATGGGTTATCTCTGTTGATCTGAGGAGTAAGACGCTGCAAGGCGTGGCTGAGATTGATGAGAGGAAGAATTTCCTCTTCGAGCGCTACTACAACACCAGTGAGATCTCCAAATATCTTATCAAGGCTACAG GTGAGGCAGGAACTCTTGTAAAAACTGGGGTTAATAGTAGAGtctcaaaaaagaagaagtag